The genome window GATCAGGCAGTCTTTTACAGAGGCTGACGTCGAGTGGCGGGTCTTGGTTTACTGAGAAACATACTGCCGGCAAGCCACCGGCATTACTCGCATTGTCGTAAACCAATATCGAATCGTTCCCCACATTTGAGATATAAAGGATGTCTCTTCCAGTATCGACGGCGATGCCCCTTGGAAAAAAGATCGTGGTTGTTTCGAAACCCGCCAGGACGCCGCTTGGGGTGATATCGCCTTTCAGAGACGGTATGGGGGTATCGTTGAAACGAAGGATGGAACTTCCGTCTCGGTTTGCGACATAGAGTCGGTTGTTTGTGGCGTCATAGGAAACTGCAAAAGGGTGATCGAGTCGGGTTCTTCGACCGGAGATGCTTCGTGTGGGGATGGCCAAACCGATATCGAAATTTTGAGTATCCACGTCTTCAAAAATATCAATTGAATTTCCATTCGCGTTTGCAACATAAAGGGTGTTGCGGGGCGGGGTGCTGGTAGAATCAATATCCAGGAAGAGACCCATGGGGCCGACCATAGATTTTGGAAAGCGACGGCTGGGAGCGATGTTGCCTTCGGAAACAAGAGGGAGAACATTACCCTGGACGTTCGTCCAGGAGGGGCTGAGTCCTGAAGTCGTTGTTCCGGGAAAAGGAGCGGTTAGTGTGAGATTGGTGTTGTTTATAATATTTAAGACGCGGACCGTCTGTCCGCCAACCTGGAATGTATTTCCGGGGGCGAGTTCGTTCGTGAAGCGTGTGTCAAACCCCACGATTCCAACGTCATTATTTGTAACGGCGACTGTACCGGTCAGGTTGAATTGTTGAGGATCAAAGGCAATCAGGCTCCCGTCGCCTGTGTTGGCGACGAAGATCGTGGCCTTATCTCCATCCAGCCCTTTTGTGGCGGTGATATCCTGTATTTTCGGGTTGCTGATGTCGCTGCAGCCAACGAGGGCAAGCACCAGCAAGATGCCCATCAGGGAAAGGGCCCTGGCGGAAGAGGCTGGTTTCAATGGTCGCAACCTAAAATAATCCATCGGAGCATTATTTTGTAAAAAAGCCTTTCTGTCAAGCGAAAAGATGATTTTCAACCCGTTTAAGATGAGAGCGGTTTTTTTTTATACTGATTGATCAGCCGTGAAGATCCGGCACCGCAACTGATAATGGATCGCATGGCATCTTCGACCGGCACATCGACGGGGTGGACATATTCTCCTTTCAGATGATAGATGTTTCCGGAGGTCGGATTGGGACCTGTGGGAACAAAGACGGTATAGCTTCCATCCGTATGTGTGTCGGTAATAAATGCCGAGACAAGCGTTTCATTGCCGAAAATCTGCACCAGGGCGACGGAGGAAAAGGGAGACTTATTTTTCCCGATGAACTGGATAACGGTTTCCTTCACCAGGGTGTAGCCGGGGGCTTTTTTCAGGAGGCGTTCTTCGAGGATGTCATAAAGCCATGTGCCGAGGGAGGTTTGGACAAAGAGTCCGACAAAAAAACAGCCCGCCAGGATGACAGCGAGGACCACGATATCTGCCAGGATCCTTTGCACCTCGGATTGTGCCATGACGAGGTTGGTTAAGGGGTGAATAATATCCGTCACAAAACCGAAGATAGACTTAAAGACAAACAGCAGAATGGCGACAGGGAGAATGACGACCAGGCCACCGATGAGAGATGTTTTAAAAAATGCCTTTATTCTGTCCAAGCCCTTCCCTATATCTGTATAGCCCATTTTTACAGGATTGGCGTGTTTTTCGCAACCGGGCAGGTGGCCCCAAGATCAGCGATTGATCTTGGGGCAAACCGTCAGGTCGCCTGAAAGACAAGGCCAGAGACCATTAAGGACGACCGAAGCGTACTCATCCGTACGGTGAGGCGTCCGTTGGCCGATAACGCAGTAATTTTAGGCGAATCGGCGGTTTCTAATTCCGTAATCTCGGAATTAGGGATGGCGTCCTGCCTTATCTTGCCCTGGAAGGTTGTGGGATTTCTTCAAGAGCGGAGGGATTTTCTATTGACGAGAGATCTCCAAGAACTTCACCGAGATATTTTGCCCGGATGAGTCGCCGGACGATCTTTGCAGACCTTGTCTTGGGGAGTTGGGAAACAAATTCAATTGCTTTTGGACGGAAGGTCTTCCCCAAGACTTTGATGATCTCCGTTCTCAGGCCGATTGCATTGGGTGAATGGTCCGGCTTGAGTACGACAAAGCAGATGATGGCCGTGCCTTTCAAGGTATCGGGAACGCCGATGACGGCTGCTTCGGAAACGCTGGGGTGTGCGATGAGGACCGACTCGATCTCGGCCGGTCCGACGCGCCGGCCCGCGACATTCATCGTATCGTCCGAACGTCCGTGCAGAAACCAATAGCCGTCCGGATCAATCCTGGCCTAATCGCCATGAAACCAGATGTTTGGCCAGCGCGACCAGTAGGTGGAGAGGTAGCGCTCCCGGTCTTTCCAGAAGCCGCGTGTCATCGAGGGTGCAGCTTGTTTACAAACGAGGTGGCCGGTTTTTCCCCGGACCGGCTTCCCTGCATCGTCGAAGACATCGATATCCATCCCGAGTCCCGGTCCGCGCAAGGTCGATGGCTTGAGCGGTGTGATCGGCAAGGGGGCGAGGAAACAACCGATGATCTCCGTCCCTCCGGATATGTTGATGATGGGGAGCCGCTTTTTCCCGACCTCCTCAAAGAACCAGAGATAGCTTTCGTCGTCCCAGGGCTCACCGGTCGATCCCAGAAAGCGAAGGGAAGAGAGGTCATGCCGGGTGACCGGCTCGTCCCCAGCCCGCATCAGGACCCGGATGGCGGTCGGAGAGATCCCGAGATGGGTGAGCGCCCCTTCATAAAGAAAGGCCGTCCCGCCTTGCATGTGAACTCCTATCAACATCCAGGGTCCCATCATCCAGCCGATATCGGTTAGCCAGAAGAAGCGGTCTGAGGGTTTGACATCGAAGTGATAGGCCAGCTCTTTCCCAATCTGGGCGATGCAGCCTCCATGAGAATGAACACATCCCTTGGGGGGTCCGGTCGTTCCGGAGGTATAGAGAATGAGGGCGGGGGCCTCGGCGTCTACAGGAAGAGTCGCCCTCTTCTCAGTAGAGCCTTGCTCAATAAAACCACGATACCAGCAGTCACGAGTTGCGTTCCATGCGATCTTGTTCCCCAGTCGGGGGAGAACGATAACACGCTGTAAGGAGGGGACGTGGTTTGCGGCCTCATCTGCCGAGTGTTTGATCTCGATGACTTTTCCGCGGCGCAGGGTGCCGTCTGCCGTAAAGAGAATCTTTGCATCGGCATGGCGCAGTCGTTTGGCCAGCGGACCGGCGGCAAAACCGGAGAAGATCGGAATGCAGATGGCACCAAATCTTAAGGGAGGCATAAAAAACAGCCACCATCTCGATGGTCATCGGCATGTAGATCCCGACGGTATCCCCTAAGCGGATCCCCTCTCTTCGAAGGGCGCCGGCCAGACGGCAGACCTCCCGGTTCAGCTCCAGATAGGTTGCGGTCCGAACGGCCTGATCTTCTCCCTCCCGTGCGATTGCGTTCGCACGGGAGGGAATATGCCGGTCGAGACAGTTTGTGACGATATTCGTCCGACCTCCGATGAACCATTTTGTCCAGGGAAGTCCTTCGGAGGCATCAAGCACGGCCTCATAGGGCGTTTCCCACTGAATGTCCAAATCGACCATGACGGCGTCCCAAAAGCGACCGATATCGGGAATGGACCAGGCGAGGAGTTCTGCGTAGGAGACAATGTGATGGCGTTGCATCAGGCGATAAATATTGGATGTTTTGATCAGTGATTCCGAGGGGGACCAGATGATGGTGTCCATAAGAAATTATACCCCTATGGCTGTGTGGGAAACAATCATCGGTAGGGGTAGCGTTAGGGGTTTGATTCTATATCGATGTTTTTGTCGTTTTGTCCTTTGCGTCCTTTACGCGGTTTCTTTCGTTTCTCATGGATGACCTTCGTTTCGATCTGTCGGATCGTTCCTCTGGGGAGGAACTGCCAGATGCGTTCATGCAGGTAGTAAAAAAGGAGCTTGGCAAAGACCTCGATGGCGCCGATCTCCAGAGCGATTGAGGGGTCACCCGTAATGATATAGGCGATGACGATCGTCGTCCCGGTGGCAACGAACCGCCAACTGAGTCCTTTCAAGATGCTTCGTAAATGTGTTTCGCGTGATTGTTTGTTCATTCTATCCAACGTAAAATTGTGAGACCAAAAACCTGTGGATGTTCCGCCGT of Candidatus Manganitrophaceae bacterium contains these proteins:
- a CDS encoding DUF2061 domain-containing protein, with the translated sequence MNKQSRETHLRSILKGLSWRFVATGTTIVIAYIITGDPSIALEIGAIEVFAKLLFYYLHERIWQFLPRGTIRQIETKVIHEKRKKPRKGRKGQNDKNIDIESNP
- a CDS encoding DUF502 domain-containing protein, with protein sequence MGYTDIGKGLDRIKAFFKTSLIGGLVVILPVAILLFVFKSIFGFVTDIIHPLTNLVMAQSEVQRILADIVVLAVILAGCFFVGLFVQTSLGTWLYDILEERLLKKAPGYTLVKETVIQFIGKNKSPFSSVALVQIFGNETLVSAFITDTHTDGSYTVFVPTGPNPTSGNIYHLKGEYVHPVDVPVEDAMRSIISCGAGSSRLINQYKKKPLSS